A single region of the Drosophila takahashii strain IR98-3 E-12201 chromosome 2R, DtakHiC1v2, whole genome shotgun sequence genome encodes:
- the LOC123002494 gene encoding probable cytochrome P450 6a19, which produces MAILLGLLFGTLSLAAWWVLQNYTYWKRRGIPHDPPSILFGNTRELWRSMQLAHIIKRTYFKYKNKIDGPFVGFYLYAMKYIVITDIDFVKTVLVRDFEKFHDRGVYHNERDDPLTNNLATIEGEKWKNLRQKLTPTFTPGKMKNMFPTVLNVGDELIRVIDEKISSSPQTLEVTELVARFTADVIGICAFGLECNSLRDPTAEFVRMGYSALRERRHGWLVDLLIFGAPKLAVKLGFQFLLPPVQEFYMKIVRDSIEYRIKNKVTRNDLMDLLIDLKLKYDSGDRQSGLTFNEVAAQVFTFFLAGFEAGSTTMGFALYELACNQDVQEKVRTEVDTVLGKHNGKLDYDSMQEMNYLEKVIDETLRKHPVVAHLARIATKPFAHSSPKYFIEAGTGVLVPTLAIHHDPEFYPEPEKFIPERFDKEQIEKRPACAFLPFGAGPRNCIGLRLGRMQVMIGMALLIRNFRFDLHPTKTTFPVKYQIKNLLLSSEGGINLNVSKVVRD; this is translated from the exons ATGGCGATTCTACTTGGTTTGCTGTTCGGTACTCTAAGCCTCGCCGCTTGGTGGGTGCTTCAAAACTATACTTACTGGAAGCGACGGGGTATTCCCCATGATCCGCCCAGTATTCTATTCGGCAACACCAGGGAACTTTGGCGGTCGATGCAGCTGGCCCACATCATCAAGCGAACCTATTTTAAGTACAAGAACAAGATCGACGGCCCCTTCGTTGGATTTTACCTCTATGCGATGAAATATATAGTGATAACCGACATTGATTTTGTGAAAACCGTGCTGGTTCGCGactttgaaaagtttcacgatCGCGGAGTTTATCACAACGAAAGGGACGACCCACTGACAAATAATCTAGCGACTATCGAAggtgaaaagtggaaaaacttGCGCCAAAAGCTGACGCCAACGTTTACGCCAGGAAAAATGAAGAACATGTTTCCCACGGTCCTAAACGTAGGCGATGAACTGATTCGGGTGATAGATGAGAAGATTTCGAGCTCTCCACAGACCCTGGAAGTCACCGAACTTGTGGCCCGTTTCACCGCCGACGTGATTGGAATCTGCGCTTTTGGTCTTGAATGCAATAGTTTGCGGGACCCCACAGCGGAATTTGTCCGAATGGGCTACTCAGCACTTAGAGAACGTCGTCATGGGTGGCTGGTGGACTTGCTAATCTTCGGAGCCCCGAAATTAGCCGTTAAGCTGGGATTTCAGTTCTTGCTTCCGCCGGTGCAGGAATTCTACATGAAAATTGTAAGGGACTCTATAGAATATAGGATCAAAAACAAGGTGACTCGGAACGATTTAATGGATttgttgattgatttgaaACTGAAGTACGATAGTGGCGACAGGCAAAGCGGCCTAACCTTCAATGAGGTGGCTGCTCAGGTCTTTACATTTTTCTTGGCTGGTTTTGAGGCGGGCTCCACAACCATGGGCTTTGCTCTTTACGAGTTGGCCTGCAATCAGGATGTACAGGAAAAAGTGAGGACTGAAGTCGACACTGTGCTGGGAAAACACAATGGAAAACTGGACTACGACAGCATGCAGGAGATGAATTATCTGGAAAAGGTTATCGATG AAACCCTTAGAAAACATCCTGTGGTGGCCCATTTGGCTCGCATTGCGACTAAACCCTTTGCGCACAGCAGTCCGAAGTATTTCATTGAAGCCGGCACTGGAGTTCTGGTGCCGACCCTAGCCATCCACCACGATCCCGAGTTTTATCCGGAGCCGGAAAAGTTCATCCCAGAGCGCTTCGACAAGGAGCAGATTGAAAAGCGACCGGCCTGCGCTTTCCTGCCCTTCGGAGCTGGTCCCCGAAATTGTATTGGTCTTCGACTCGGACGAATGCAGGTCATGATTGGAATGGCCCTGCTCATCCGCAACTTTAGATTCGACTTGCATCCCACTAAGACTACATTTCCGGTCAAATACCAAATCAAGAACCTCCTTTTAAGCTCCGAGGGCGGAATTAATCTTAATGTCAGCAAGGTAGTGAGAGACtaa
- the LOC108057590 gene encoding cytochrome P450 6a2-like gives MYVLVYLVIATLSLVAYLYHRNFNYWKRRGVAHDAPHPLYGNMVGFQKDRVMQDFFRDYYNKYRKSGNPFVGFYFLHRPAAFILDTKLAKNILIRDFSNFTDRGQFHNERDDPLTQHLFNLDGKKWKDMRQRLSPTFTSGKMKFMCPTVIKVSEELVKVMTDQVPDTQNGAVLEIKELMARYTIDVIGSCAFGLECNTLRNPVNDFRTMGQKVFSERRHGKLLNMFMASFPELAKKLRMRTLPEEVHQFFTRLVNDTIAVRERENFKRNDFLNLLIELKQKGSVTLDNGEVIKGLSIEELAAQAFVFYVAGFETSSSTMSYCLYELAQNQDIQDRLRNEIKTVLEEHEGQLTYESINAMRYLNQVISETLRLYTLVPFLERRALNDYVVPGNPRFVIEKGTQVLIPSCAYHRDEDMYPDPETFDPDRFSPEKVAARDSVEWLAFGDGPRNCIGMRFGQMQVRIGLAQIISRFKVSFCDKTKSPLKYSTLTILLGTVGGIDLRLDRI, from the exons ATGTATGTTCTAGTTTATTTGGTGATCGCGACCTTGTCCCTGGTAGCCTACTTGTACCACCGCAATTTCAACTACTGGAAGCGCCGGGGCGTGGCCCACGATGCCCCGCATCCTTTGTACGGCAACATGGTGGGCTTCCAGAAGGACCGAGTGATGCAGGACTTCTTCCGCGACTACTACAACAAGTACCGGAAGAGCGGCAACCCCTTTGTGGGCTTCTACTTCCTGCACAGGCCGGCAGCCTTTATTCTGGACACCAAGCTGGCCAAGAACATACTGATCAGGGACTTCTCAAATTTTACCGATCGCGGCCAGTTCCACAACGAGCGTGACGATCCTCTGACCCAGCATCTGTTTAACCTGGACGGTAAGAAGTGGAAGGATATGCGTCAAAGGCTGTCGCCCACATTTACCTCGGGCAAGATGAAGTTCATGTGCCCAACGGTGATCAAGGTGTCCGAAGAGCTCGTGAAGGTGATGACGGACCAGGTGCCAGACACCCAAAACGGGGCTGTACTCGAGATCAAGGAACTGATGGCCAGGTATACTATCGATGTAATTGGGAGCTGCGCTTTCGGCTTAGAGTGTAATACACTCCGCAACCCCGTCAACGATTTCCGCACCATGGGTCAAAAGGTTTTCTCAGAAAGACGTCACGGAAAGCTGCTAAATATGTTCATGGCCAGTTTTCCGGAGCTGGCCAAAAAGCTGAGGATGCGCACGTTACCCGAGGAAGTCCACCAGTTCTTCACGCGACTGGTGAATGACACCATTGCCGTCAGGGAGCGGGAGAACTTTAAGAGGAACGACTTCCTGAACCTCCTGATCGAGCTGAAGCAGAAGGGCAGTGTGACTTTGGATAACGGTGAGGTGATCAAGGGACTGAGCATCGAGGAGCTGGCCGCCCAAGCGTTTGTCTTCTATGTAGCCGGCTTCGAGACCTCCTCCTCGACCATGAGCTACTGCCTGTACGAGTTGGCCCAGAACCAGGACATTCAGGACAGGCTGAGGAACGAGATTAAAACGGTGCTTGAAGAGCACGAGGGGCAGTTGACCTATGAGTCTATCAACGCCATGCGCTACTTGAATCAGGTCATCTCAG aaactCTAAGGCTGTACACTTTAGTGCCCTTCCTCGAACGGAGGGCCCTCAACGACTACGTTGTGCCGGGTAATCCCAGGTTCGTGATCGAGAAAGGCACACAGGTCCTGATACCGTCTTGTGCCTACCACCGCGACGAGGACATGTATCCGGATCCCGAGACTTTCGATCCGGACCGCTTTTCGCCGGAGAAAGTAGCCGCCCGCGATTCCGTTGAGTGGTTGGCCTTCGGCGACGGACCGCGCAACTGCATCGGAATGCGATTTGGCCAGATGCAAGTCCGCATCGGTCTGGCCCAAATCATTAGCCGGTTTAAGGTGTCCTTTTGCGACAAGACAAAGTCCCCACTGAAGTACAGCACATTGACCATACTCTTGGGCACAGTGGGGGGCATCGACTTGCGTTTGGATCGCatctaa
- the LOC108057572 gene encoding probable cytochrome P450 6a23, translated as MSLLLTLIALLVSLLLFVARRRLGYWQRRGIPHDVPHPLFGNIKDWPKKRHIAKIFRDYYLKYKSSNYPFAGFYFFFTKTAVITDLELVKRVMIKDFNHFENRGIFYNEIDDPLSATLFSIEGQKWRHLRHKLTPTFTSGKMKNMFPIVVKVGEEMEKIFSGKTTSGQGQVLEVVDLVARYTADVIGNCAFGLNCNSLNNPKADFVTIGKRAINERRYGGLLDFFIFGFPKLSRRLRLKLNVQEVEDFYTGIVRDTIDYRLKTNEKRHDFMDSLIEMYKKEQAGNTEDGLTFNEICAQAFIFFVAGFETSSTTMGFALYELARNQDIQDKLREEVNRVLGKHNNEFSYEGIKEMTYLEQVVMETLRKYPVLAHLTRMTQTDFSPEDPKYFIAKGTVVVIPALGIHYDPEIYPEPEKFKPERFTDEAIAARPSCTWLPFGEGPRNCIGLRFGLMQTCVGLAHLIRGYKFSVAPETQIPMKVVAKSILLSAENGIHLKVEKLTI; from the exons ATGTCGCTGTTGCTAACGTTGATAGCGCTTTTAGTGTCGCTGCTTTTATTCGTGGCCCGCCGACGTCTTGGATATTGGCAGCGGAGGGGTATTCCGCACGATGTGCCACACCCACTTTTCGGAAACATCAAGGACTGGCCCAAGAAGCGACACATCGCGAAGATATTTCGGGACtactatttaaaatacaagaGCTCGAACTACCCATTCGCCGGTTTCTACTTCTTTTTCACCAAAACCGCCGTCATAACCGACTTGGAGTTGGTCAAGAGAGTGATGATCAAGGACTTTAATCACTTCGAGAACCGCGGTATTTTCTACAACGAGATCGATGATCCGCTTTCGGCTACTTTGTTCAGCATTGAAGGCCAAAAGTGGCGTCATTTGAGGCATAAGCTCACGCCCACTTTTACGTCAGGAAAAATGAAGAACATGTTTCCGATTGTTGTAAAGGTTGGAGAGGAAATGGAGAAGATCTTCAGCGGAAAAACTACCTCTGGTCAAGGTCAAGTTCTTGAAGTGGTTGATCTAGTGGCTCGCTATACGGCTGACGTAATCGGTAATTGCGCGTTCGGCCTCAATTGCAATAGTCTGAACAATCCGAAGGCGGACTTTGTCACCATTGGCAAAAGAGCTATAAATGAACGTCGCTATGGAGGACTTCTGGACTTCTTTATTTTCGGCTTCCCGAAGTTATCTCGCCGTTTGCGACTTAAATTGAACGTCCAGGAAGTGGAGGACTTCTACACTGGAATCGTAAGGGATACAATTGACTACCGATTGAAGACCAATGAGAAGCGGCATGACTTTATGGACAGTTTAATCGAAATGTACAAGAAGGAGCAGGCTGGAAACACTGAGGATGGCCTTACCTTCAACGAGATCTGTGCCCAAgcctttattttctttgtcgCTGGGTTCGAGACGAGTTCTACAACTATGGGCTTTGCCCTCTACGAGCTGGCCCGCAACCAGGATATACAGGATAAACTGCGTGAGGAGGTTAACCGTGTTCTTGGCAAGCACAATAACGAGTTCTCTTACGAGGGTATCAAAGAAATGACCTATCTGGAGCAGGTCGTTATGG AAACCCTTCGCAAATACCCTGTTCTGGCTCATCTGACGCGGATGACCCAAACTGATTTTTCACCGGAAGAccccaaatattttattgctaaGGGCACAGTCGTTGTGATCCCAGCTCTGGGCATTCATTATGATCCTGAAATATATCCCGAACCCGAGAAATTTAAGCCGGAGCGTTTTACGGATGAGGCAATCGCTGCGAGACCCTCCTGCACGTGGCTTCCATTTGGAGAAGGTCCCCGGAACTGCATTGGTCTCCGCTTTGGACTGATGCAAACCTGCGTGGGATTGGCCCACCTGATCAGAGGCTATAAGTTTAGTGTCGCCCCGGAGACCCAAATACCAATGAAGGTTGTCGCGAAGAGCATTCTTCTGTCCGCAGAGAATGGGATTCACCTTAAAGTCGAAAAGCTTACAATAtga